The following coding sequences are from one Augochlora pura isolate Apur16 chromosome 6, APUR_v2.2.1, whole genome shotgun sequence window:
- the Inos gene encoding inositol-3-phosphate synthase isoform X1, which yields MALKIRVDSSKVKYTEDYIEAQYDYQTTNVTEDSDSKYTVKPVSTQLLIRTQLKVPKLGLMLVGWGGNNGTTITAALLANKLKLSWETKNGLQEANWYGSLTQASTVRLGRGMKGDVNIPMSWMLPMVNPDDIELDGWDISNMNIADAMKRAKVLDINLQKQLEPYMIHMKPRKSIYYSDFIAANQEKRANNVLSGSKFEHLELIRKDIAEFKNSKNLDQIIILWTANTERFSKIIPGVNDTDKNLLEAIKDNHSEISPSTVFAVAAALEGCTYINGSPQNTFVPGAMELAEKYKTFIAGDDFKSGQTKLKSVLVDFLVSAGIKPVSIVSYNHLGNNDGYNLSAPQQFRSKEISKSNVVDDMVQSNKILYQPGEKPDHCVVIKYVPYVGDSKRAMDEYTSEILLGGHNTIVVHNTCEDSLLASPIILDLVLLAEICSRITFKVADSNDEFIGFHSVLSILSYLCKAPLVPRGLPVVNALSRQRAAIENILRACLALPPENNMLLEHKINFDKLI from the exons ATGGCTTTGAAAATCCGTGTCGATTCGTCGAAGGTGAAATATACAGAAGATTATATCGAAGCACAATACGACTACCAAACGACGAACGTTACAGAAGACAGTGATTCGAAATACACG gTGAAACCAGTGTCaacacaattattaattagaacaCAATTGAAAGTTCCAAAGCTTGGATTAATGTTAGTAGGATGGGGTGGAAATAATGGTACCACTATTACTGCTGCATTATtagcaaataaacttaaacTCTCATGGGAAACAAAAAATGGTCTTCAAGAAGCTAACTG gTATGGCTCTTTGACTCAAGCTTCTACTGTCAGGCTAGGTAGAGGAATGAAAGGAGATGTGAATATTCCAATGTCTTGGATGCTTCCAATGGTAAATCCAGACGACATTGAACTTGATGGTTGGGATATTTCAAACATGAATATAGCAGATGCTATGAAGCGGGCAAAAGTTCTAGATATTAACCTGCAGAAACAATTGGAACCATATATGATACATATGAAACCAAGGAAAAGCATATATTACTCTGATTTTATTGCTGCTAATCAG gagAAAAGAGCCAATAATGTTCTCTCAGGTTCAAAATTTGAACATTTGGAACTAATTAGAAAAGATATCGcagaatttaagaattcaaagaatttggatcaaataattatattgtggACAGCTAATACTGaaagattttctaaaataataccAGGTGTAAATGATACAGATAAAAACTTATTGGAAGCTATCAAAGATAATCATTCTGAAATTAGTCCAAGTACAGTATTCGCTGTTGCAGCAGCTTTAGAAGGT tgtacatatataaatgGTTCTCCTCAAAATACTTTTGTGCCTGGAGCAATGGAATTagcagaaaaatataaaacgtttaTTGCTGGTGACGATTTTAAGTCTGgacaaacaaaattaaagtcTGTACTTGTAGATTTTCTGGTATCAGCTGGTATTAAACCAGTGTCAATTGTTAGTTACAATCATCTTGGAAATAATGATGGATATAATTTATCTGCCCCCCAACAATTTCGATCAAAGgag ATTTCAAAAAGCAATGTGGTGGATGATATGGTACAGTCAAATAAAATCCTTTACCAACCTGGTGAGAAACCGGACCATTgtgttgtaattaaatatgttcCATATGTTg gTGATAGTAAACGGGCTATGGATGAGTACACATCAGAAATACTACTTGGAGGACACAATACAATTGTGGTACATAATACGTGTGAGGATTCTTTACTGGCTAGTCCAATAATTTTAGATCTGGTTCTTCTGGCAGAAATTTGTTCACGTATCACTTTCAAAGTAGCAGATTCGAATGACGAATTTATTGGATTTCATAGCGTGCTCTCTATATTGTCATATCTTTGCAAAGCACCATTAGTGCCTCGAGGATTACCAGTAGTAAACGCATTATCCAGACAACGAGCTGcgattgaaaacattttaagaGCATGTCTTGCATTGCCTCCTGAAAATAACATGTTACTTgaacacaaaattaattttgataaacttatataa
- the Inos gene encoding inositol-3-phosphate synthase isoform X2 codes for MLVGWGGNNGTTITAALLANKLKLSWETKNGLQEANWYGSLTQASTVRLGRGMKGDVNIPMSWMLPMVNPDDIELDGWDISNMNIADAMKRAKVLDINLQKQLEPYMIHMKPRKSIYYSDFIAANQEKRANNVLSGSKFEHLELIRKDIAEFKNSKNLDQIIILWTANTERFSKIIPGVNDTDKNLLEAIKDNHSEISPSTVFAVAAALEGCTYINGSPQNTFVPGAMELAEKYKTFIAGDDFKSGQTKLKSVLVDFLVSAGIKPVSIVSYNHLGNNDGYNLSAPQQFRSKEISKSNVVDDMVQSNKILYQPGEKPDHCVVIKYVPYVGDSKRAMDEYTSEILLGGHNTIVVHNTCEDSLLASPIILDLVLLAEICSRITFKVADSNDEFIGFHSVLSILSYLCKAPLVPRGLPVVNALSRQRAAIENILRACLALPPENNMLLEHKINFDKLI; via the exons ATGTTAGTAGGATGGGGTGGAAATAATGGTACCACTATTACTGCTGCATTATtagcaaataaacttaaacTCTCATGGGAAACAAAAAATGGTCTTCAAGAAGCTAACTG gTATGGCTCTTTGACTCAAGCTTCTACTGTCAGGCTAGGTAGAGGAATGAAAGGAGATGTGAATATTCCAATGTCTTGGATGCTTCCAATGGTAAATCCAGACGACATTGAACTTGATGGTTGGGATATTTCAAACATGAATATAGCAGATGCTATGAAGCGGGCAAAAGTTCTAGATATTAACCTGCAGAAACAATTGGAACCATATATGATACATATGAAACCAAGGAAAAGCATATATTACTCTGATTTTATTGCTGCTAATCAG gagAAAAGAGCCAATAATGTTCTCTCAGGTTCAAAATTTGAACATTTGGAACTAATTAGAAAAGATATCGcagaatttaagaattcaaagaatttggatcaaataattatattgtggACAGCTAATACTGaaagattttctaaaataataccAGGTGTAAATGATACAGATAAAAACTTATTGGAAGCTATCAAAGATAATCATTCTGAAATTAGTCCAAGTACAGTATTCGCTGTTGCAGCAGCTTTAGAAGGT tgtacatatataaatgGTTCTCCTCAAAATACTTTTGTGCCTGGAGCAATGGAATTagcagaaaaatataaaacgtttaTTGCTGGTGACGATTTTAAGTCTGgacaaacaaaattaaagtcTGTACTTGTAGATTTTCTGGTATCAGCTGGTATTAAACCAGTGTCAATTGTTAGTTACAATCATCTTGGAAATAATGATGGATATAATTTATCTGCCCCCCAACAATTTCGATCAAAGgag ATTTCAAAAAGCAATGTGGTGGATGATATGGTACAGTCAAATAAAATCCTTTACCAACCTGGTGAGAAACCGGACCATTgtgttgtaattaaatatgttcCATATGTTg gTGATAGTAAACGGGCTATGGATGAGTACACATCAGAAATACTACTTGGAGGACACAATACAATTGTGGTACATAATACGTGTGAGGATTCTTTACTGGCTAGTCCAATAATTTTAGATCTGGTTCTTCTGGCAGAAATTTGTTCACGTATCACTTTCAAAGTAGCAGATTCGAATGACGAATTTATTGGATTTCATAGCGTGCTCTCTATATTGTCATATCTTTGCAAAGCACCATTAGTGCCTCGAGGATTACCAGTAGTAAACGCATTATCCAGACAACGAGCTGcgattgaaaacattttaagaGCATGTCTTGCATTGCCTCCTGAAAATAACATGTTACTTgaacacaaaattaattttgataaacttatataa